One segment of Paenibacillus sp. FSL R7-0337 DNA contains the following:
- a CDS encoding class I SAM-dependent methyltransferase, which yields MNDETIYSHEDTLRMLDAFFREEGEWWDEFYADKEKGIPFFRDCPDENLVESFSGGVLTPGRVLELGCGGGRNAVYMARQGCKVDAVDISQAAVNWGMERAAAHQVEVNFTCGNIFDLELTPGSYDLIYDSGCFHHIYPHRRATYLELLDRALTPGGYFGLTCFAAGSMGAEITDWEVYRQRRMRGGLGFTEEQLKTFFGSYENIRFRRMRQTEQSENLFGEAFLWTALFRKR from the coding sequence ATGAATGATGAAACGATTTATAGCCATGAGGACACGCTGAGGATGCTGGACGCTTTTTTCCGGGAGGAGGGAGAGTGGTGGGATGAGTTCTATGCGGATAAGGAGAAGGGCATTCCCTTTTTCCGGGATTGTCCCGATGAGAATCTGGTGGAATCCTTCAGCGGCGGGGTGCTCACCCCGGGCCGGGTGCTTGAGCTAGGCTGCGGAGGCGGCAGAAATGCAGTGTACATGGCCCGTCAGGGCTGTAAGGTGGACGCTGTGGATATTTCTCAGGCAGCGGTCAATTGGGGAATGGAGCGTGCAGCGGCACATCAGGTCGAGGTGAATTTTACTTGCGGGAATATCTTTGACCTGGAACTGACGCCCGGGAGCTATGACCTCATCTATGACAGCGGATGCTTCCATCACATCTATCCCCACCGCAGAGCCACCTATCTGGAACTGCTGGACAGGGCGCTTACGCCCGGCGGTTATTTCGGCTTGACCTGCTTCGCAGCAGGTTCCATGGGTGCAGAGATTACCGATTGGGAGGTCTACCGTCAGCGGCGGATGAGAGGCGGATTAGGGTTCACGGAGGAGCAGCTCAAGACGTTCTTCGGCAGTTACGAGAATATCCGGTTCCGGCGGATGCGCCAGACGGAGCAGAGTGAGAATCTGTTCGGTGAAGCTTTTCTGTGGACGGCCTTGTTCCGAAAAAGATAA